From one Coxiella-like endosymbiont genomic stretch:
- the uvrC gene encoding excinuclease ABC subunit UvrC: protein MIISDPKAYLYTLPTEPGVYQMKDSHGETLYVGKARNLEKRISSYFHRRLDRKTQAMMAQVYAIQTTITRNENEALLLEASFIKQFQPRYNVLLRDDKSYPYLYLATHHKFPRLDFYRGSKKVPGRYFGPYPTAGSVRENLTLIQKLFKLRQCSDSLFKNRTRPCLQYQIKRCTAPCVGYVDEPSYRRQVEDAILFFEGKNDEIINKLNYRMEVASGELNFEEAVYYRDQIRQLRQLQKQQFIMSGKENVDVIGVSQTSGAIGFAILFIRTGRIIGHKPFFPNMPKGVTVQKTALAEFISQYYLSPLRNGDIPERIVTSEPLPDRLWIQRALSSSLQRKLVITDQKRVPYKQWQQMAIRNARQALSQHVSERNTFLIKLEALQKVLQLPNPISRIECFDISHSLGEATIGSCVVFGEEGPIKREYRRFNISDLQAGDDYGAMGQVLVRRYIRLKERLKEGEGFLPDLLIIDGGKGQLRLAAEVLEELQVSEVILLAIAKGPARKSGLEKIYIWGREEEIRLPPDNVAFHLIQQIRDAAHRFAITAHRTKRAKRRVESPLQQVEGIGPKRRRELLRYFGGLQELQKASVEEIAKVPGISEKLAKSIYHFLHGSSN from the coding sequence ATGATCATTTCTGATCCTAAAGCTTATCTGTACACCCTTCCAACAGAGCCAGGCGTATACCAAATGAAAGACTCCCACGGGGAAACCCTTTATGTGGGTAAAGCACGCAATTTGGAAAAGCGAATAAGTAGTTACTTTCACCGCCGTCTCGATAGAAAAACTCAAGCAATGATGGCGCAAGTTTATGCTATCCAAACCACTATTACTCGTAACGAAAATGAAGCACTTTTATTAGAAGCGAGTTTTATCAAACAGTTCCAACCGCGTTATAATGTACTGTTACGAGATGACAAGTCTTATCCCTACCTTTATCTTGCTACCCACCATAAATTTCCTCGATTGGATTTTTACCGCGGATCTAAAAAAGTTCCAGGTCGTTATTTTGGGCCTTACCCTACAGCAGGTTCTGTTCGAGAAAACTTAACATTAATTCAAAAATTATTTAAGTTGCGCCAATGCAGTGATTCCCTTTTTAAAAACCGAACCCGTCCTTGTTTACAATACCAAATTAAACGGTGTACAGCGCCTTGTGTGGGTTATGTTGATGAGCCCAGCTATCGGCGCCAAGTAGAAGATGCTATTTTATTTTTTGAAGGAAAAAACGATGAAATTATTAATAAATTAAATTATAGAATGGAGGTAGCTTCTGGAGAATTAAATTTTGAAGAAGCGGTCTATTATCGAGACCAGATTCGGCAATTGCGCCAGCTTCAAAAGCAACAGTTCATTATGAGTGGGAAGGAGAATGTGGACGTAATTGGCGTTTCACAAACCAGCGGAGCTATTGGGTTTGCGATTTTATTCATTCGGACAGGTCGCATTATTGGCCACAAACCTTTTTTCCCTAATATGCCTAAGGGGGTGACGGTGCAGAAAACAGCCCTGGCAGAATTTATTTCCCAATATTATTTAAGCCCTCTACGCAATGGCGACATTCCTGAACGGATTGTAACTAGTGAGCCCTTGCCTGACCGGCTATGGATTCAGAGAGCCCTATCTTCGAGTTTACAGCGAAAACTAGTGATTACCGATCAAAAGCGCGTACCCTATAAGCAGTGGCAACAAATGGCTATTCGCAATGCGCGACAAGCCCTTTCTCAACATGTATCGGAAAGAAATACCTTCTTAATTAAATTAGAAGCGTTACAGAAAGTCTTACAATTACCTAACCCTATTTCCCGTATCGAGTGTTTTGATATAAGTCATTCTCTTGGAGAGGCCACTATTGGCTCTTGCGTTGTTTTTGGAGAAGAGGGACCGATAAAACGCGAGTACCGAAGATTTAATATTTCCGATCTCCAAGCGGGAGATGATTACGGAGCCATGGGGCAAGTCCTTGTACGACGTTACATACGATTGAAAGAACGATTGAAAGAAGGAGAAGGCTTTTTACCTGACCTCTTAATAATCGATGGAGGTAAGGGACAATTGCGATTAGCGGCAGAAGTATTAGAAGAATTACAAGTAAGTGAGGTAATCTTGCTTGCTATAGCCAAGGGCCCTGCTCGAAAATCCGGCTTAGAAAAAATATACATTTGGGGACGAGAAGAAGAAATCCGTCTTCCTCCTGATAATGTGGCTTTTCACTTGATTCAACAAATTCGTGATGCAGCTCATCGATTTGCTATCACAGCACATCGGACCAAACGGGCCAAACGTAGGGTTGAATCTCCCTTGCAGCAGGTAGAAGGGATTGGACCTAAACGTCGCCGTGAATTGTTACGATATTTTGGAGGGTTACAGGAACTTCAAAAGGCGAGTGTGGAAGAAATTGCCAAGGTTCCCGGTATTAGTGAGAAATTAGCTAAATCTATCTACCACTTTTTGCACGGTTCTTCTAATTAA
- a CDS encoding carbon storage regulator: MIEGGDPLVLTRKSSERIDIADKRNECCIEVLESNGHQVALRISAPKT, translated from the coding sequence ATGATTGAAGGCGGGGATCCTCTCGTCCTTACTCGAAAATCCAGTGAACGCATCGATATCGCCGATAAGCGCAATGAGTGCTGTATCGAAGTACTCGAATCTAACGGTCACCAGGTCGCCCTTCGAATCAGCGCCCCAAAAACCTAG